The Halorubrum salinarum genome segment TGCCGACGATCGCGCCGTCGGCGACCGCGAGCAGGTCGGCGACGGTCTCCGGCGTGACCCCGCTGCCGACGAGGACGGGCGTTTCGAGGCCGTGGCGCTCGCGCTCCGCGACGACCGCCTCCAGCGCGCCGGCGTCGACCGCCTCGCCGGTCCCCGAACCGGAGGCGATGACGGCGTCGGCGAGGCCGCGCTCGGCGGTGTCGGCGAACGACTCGGCGGTGTACCCCTCGGGCGTCAGCGGCGCGGAGTGTTTCACGTCGGTGTCGGCGAAGACGCCGACGTCGACGCCGAGGCGCTCCCTGAGCCGGAGCGTCTCGTGGGCGCGCCCCTGGACGATCCCCTGGTCCGTCACGCGGGCGCCGGTGTGGACGTTCACGCGGACGAAGTCGGCGTCGACCGCGGCGGCGACGGAGAGGGCGGCCTCGGCGTCGTTCCGGAGGACGTTGATCCCGAGCGGGAGGTCGGTCTCGGCCGCGACCGCCGTCGCGGCGCGGGTCACGCCCGCGACGACGTGGGGCGGGACCTCGTCGGGGTAGAACGGCGCGTCGCCGAAGTTCTCGATCACGATCCCGTCCACGCCGCCGCGGTCGAGCGCCCGCGCGTCGCTCGCGGCCCGGTCGACCGCCGCGCGCATCGCCTCGCGCCCGTCGTCCGGCGCCCGGGGGGCTCCGGGGAGCGGCGGGAGGTGTACCATGCCGAGGAGCGGCGCGGCCGTGCCGAAGGTGGATTCGAACTCCATCGTCGGGAGCGACGCGGCGCCCCGACAAAAGCCTCCCCACAGCGTTTAGGCCGGTGCCCGTCTGAATCCGACCGAGATGGGAATCGACGCGACGGAGCCCGGCGACGGCGACGTGACGCTCGTCTTCTCGCTCGGCGCCGCGCGCTCGCTCGCCGACCCGCCCGCGGCGTTCGCCGACGCGCGCCGGTGGAGCCGCCACGTCGGCGTCGTCGCGAACGAGGCGGACCGGGTGGCGGCGTTCGCCCGCGAGCACGGCGTCGAGAACGACTACGCCCTCCGGAGCTGGGACAAGTGGGGCACGCTCACCGACGTCCGCGAGGAGAGCGCCGCCCCGCGGTACGTCTTCGTCGGCACCACCCGCGCGGACGAGCGCGTCGCGACCGAGACGGGGTACGAGTTCCTCCGGGTCGACGAGGCCGCCGAGAAGGCCGGCTGGGAGCTCTCCGAGCCGGGGGCGCCGGACGCCGCCGACGAGGGGCGCGCCGGCCGGCTCGCGCGGGCCCGGCGCGCGCTCCGGAACGCGCTTTCGCGGTTCCGGTGAGTGCCGCGCGCCCCTTCGGCGGTCGGAGACGCCGGCCTTCCGCCCGCGGAAGGTACAAACCGCTCGTGGCCCAACGTGGGGTATGTCCTCACCGCTCGCGGACGAGCCGGTCGAGCCGGCCGGCGACGACGCGGAACCGCTCGACGAAGAGGAGTACGCCGATTACGCCGCCGAACTCGGCGACGCCTGGGAGGTGATCGACGAGCACCACCTGGAGGCCAGCTACGAGTTCCCCGACTTCGAGACGGCGCTTTCGTTCACGAACGACGTGGGCGAGCTCGCCGAGGCGGAGTGGCACCACCCCGACATCGCGCTGTCGTGGGGCGAGGTCGGCATCGAGATGTGGAGCCACGAGGTCGGCGGCCTGACGCGCGCCGACTTCGTGATGGCGGCGCGGATGGACCGCCTGTACGCCGACTACGGGGAGTGACCCGACGCATCAACGAACGGCTTTAAACCCCTGCCGGCGAAACGTCGGGTAATGAGCGAGAACGTCTTCCTGGTCCCGATCGACCCGGAGAACTTCGACCGAACGGTCCGGACCCCGGTCGATCTCACCGACTACCCCGATCGCCCCGAACCCCTCGCCGACCTCGACGAGGCCCGCCTGTGGGCCGTCGACGACGACAGCGGCAACGGGTCGACGTTCGAGAAGATGGAGTCGGGCGACCTCCTGCTGTTCTACGCGGACGACGAGTACGTCGCGACCGGCCGCGTCGGCGAGGCGTTCGCGGACGAGGACCGCTGGGCGAGCGGGACGTTCTGGACCGCCTTCCCGACCACGCGCGTGTACACGGTCACCGACTTCGGCGCCGTCTCCGCCCCGAAGCGCGCCGTCAACCGCATCTTCGACTACTCGTCGTCGTACACGCCCGGCTTCATGCGCGTCGCGGACAGCCGCGTGACGGCCGAGCTCTCTTCGATCGAGTCCGCGCTGGAACACTACACGAAGCGGAACGCCTGATCGCGGGCCGCGCAGGCGGGTTCTCAGTTCTTGGCCGCGTCGACCAGCGCCGCGTACGCCGGCTCGTACGCCGCCGCCACGCGGTCGGGGTCGCCGCGGACCTCGCCCGACAGCGCCGGGAGCGGCTCGGTCGCGAGCGGTTCGATCATCTCGGTCACCGCGTCGACGTGCTCCTCGCGGGTCCCCTCGCGCGGGCTCCCGGCGGCGACCGCGCGGGCCTTCGCGTAGCGGTCGCCCGCGTAGATCCGGGCGCGGCCGGGGTCAACGACCGCGACCGCGTCAGGCGCGACCGGGCCGTCGCGGGGCAACGTCCCGGCCACGTCGGCGTACGACTCGACGACGACCGGGACCGGCGTGCGGGCGACGCGGTCGGCGAGGCGTTCGATCGCGGGCAGGTGTGTCTCGGCCATCACGTCGTTGAACTCGGGCACGTCGCGCACGCGGGTCGCCTCCGCCAGCGGGAGGCGGTCGGTCAGTCCGTCGGGGAGCAGCCCCGCCTCCGCGGCCGCGCCGTTGACGACGAACCGCGTTCCGGCGTCGGTCGTCACGCGGTCGCAAAGGAAGGTGCGGTCGGCGTCGCCGAGCATCCCGGTCCGGCCCGGGGTCGGCTTCCAGAGCCTGTGGACGGGGTTGATCGACTCGGGCGTGACCGCCGACGCCGACGGCGACGAGTCGTCGGCCGCCGCCAGGGGGCGAGTGTTCGCGGCCGCGAGCGTGCGGGCGTCCTTCCCGTACAGGCGGCCCGCGTCGGTCGCGACCCGGTAGTCGTCGTGGTCGAACCAGTAGTCGTTGCCGGCGCGGGGCTTGACGCCGACCGCGTCGCCCGCGCGCTCGGCGAGGTGCGCGACCAGCCCCGCCGAGAAGGTGGTCTTCCCGGCGTCGACGCGCGAGCCCCCGGCGACGAGGAAGGTCGGCGGGTCGGAGCGGTCCCCGGTCACGCCGACCCGTCGCCGTCGTCGGCCTCAGCCTCGGCGTCCGGATCGGCCTCGGGGTCCGCGTCGGTCGCGAGCCCGTAGTACCCCGGGCCGTCCTCGGTCAGCGGCTCGGCGACGACCATCTCTTCGGCGTGGACCATCACCCACGGGACCGCCCAGTCGACCAGCACGGCCTCGGTGTCCGGGTCGACCTCGGCGTCCGGCTCTAACCCCTGAAGCAGGCGCCCGATCTCCGGGATGGTGTACATCTGGTCCGGCTCGAACAGCTCCGCGGGCTCGTAGAAGTCGCACGGGTAAGTGGCGTCGAACGCCGACTTCGGTTCGGGCATGCGCGGCGATACGCGGCCGCGTCCGTAAACGCTGCCGATACGACCCGAATCGATCCGAGATCAACTGATCCGATGCGGTGGCGCGTGCCTGCGAGGCCGCGAAGCGGCCGAGTAGCACGCGCGAGGGAGTCAGTCGCCGGAGCGAAGCGACGGCGACTGACGAGGCTGGGGAGGTGTGAGGTGCTGTGCCGTCGCGGTCGGGTGGGACTCAAAGGGGCAGCCGCGAGGGCGACGGCGCGCGACGTAAGGA includes the following:
- a CDS encoding BtpA/SgcQ family protein, whose amino-acid sequence is MEFESTFGTAAPLLGMVHLPPLPGAPRAPDDGREAMRAAVDRAASDARALDRGGVDGIVIENFGDAPFYPDEVPPHVVAGVTRAATAVAAETDLPLGINVLRNDAEAALSVAAAVDADFVRVNVHTGARVTDQGIVQGRAHETLRLRERLGVDVGVFADTDVKHSAPLTPEGYTAESFADTAERGLADAVIASGSGTGEAVDAGALEAVVAERERHGLETPVLVGSGVTPETVADLLAVADGAIVGTALKAGGETTAPVDADRVADLVATADEAR
- a CDS encoding DUF7124 domain-containing protein encodes the protein MGIDATEPGDGDVTLVFSLGAARSLADPPAAFADARRWSRHVGVVANEADRVAAFAREHGVENDYALRSWDKWGTLTDVREESAAPRYVFVGTTRADERVATETGYEFLRVDEAAEKAGWELSEPGAPDAADEGRAGRLARARRALRNALSRFR
- a CDS encoding 4a-hydroxytetrahydrobiopterin dehydratase, encoding MSSPLADEPVEPAGDDAEPLDEEEYADYAAELGDAWEVIDEHHLEASYEFPDFETALSFTNDVGELAEAEWHHPDIALSWGEVGIEMWSHEVGGLTRADFVMAARMDRLYADYGE
- a CDS encoding ATPase, with translation MTGDRSDPPTFLVAGGSRVDAGKTTFSAGLVAHLAERAGDAVGVKPRAGNDYWFDHDDYRVATDAGRLYGKDARTLAAANTRPLAAADDSSPSASAVTPESINPVHRLWKPTPGRTGMLGDADRTFLCDRVTTDAGTRFVVNGAAAEAGLLPDGLTDRLPLAEATRVRDVPEFNDVMAETHLPAIERLADRVARTPVPVVVESYADVAGTLPRDGPVAPDAVAVVDPGRARIYAGDRYAKARAVAAGSPREGTREEHVDAVTEMIEPLATEPLPALSGEVRGDPDRVAAAYEPAYAALVDAAKN
- a CDS encoding DUF5827 family protein, translating into MPEPKSAFDATYPCDFYEPAELFEPDQMYTIPEIGRLLQGLEPDAEVDPDTEAVLVDWAVPWVMVHAEEMVVAEPLTEDGPGYYGLATDADPEADPDAEAEADDGDGSA